A single window of Gossypium hirsutum isolate 1008001.06 chromosome A10, Gossypium_hirsutum_v2.1, whole genome shotgun sequence DNA harbors:
- the LOC107895901 gene encoding transcriptional regulator TAC1, with translation MESAGKRGSSDAWSEESDDDQVKCHTEATTKRSYECIFCKRGFTNAQALGGHMNIHRKDRVKAKQPTSSAVLSMNPRYAPTIPTYAPSRYHQIVEAQIQTNHHMYFQPPLSSARLPYAPARSRSLSINEELLNANFSLQIDPTKVDENEMTRKGIMKEDEVDLELRLGHDPYRYN, from the coding sequence ATGGAATCAGCAGGAAAGCGAGGAAGCTCGGATGCTTGGAGCGAAGAAAGCGATGATGATCAAGTCAAGTGCCACACGGAGGCAACCACCAAACGCTCCTACGAGTGCATCTTCTGCAAGCGTGGCTTCACCAACGCTCAGGCCTTGGGAGGGCACATGAACATACATCGAAAAGATCGAGTCAAGGCTAAGCAACCGACAAGCTCTGCAGTTCTGAGCATGAACCCTAGATATGCTCCTACAATCCCAACTTATGCACCATCAAGGTACCATCAGATTGTGGAGGCTCAAATTCAAACGAATCATCACATGTATTTCCAACCACCACTGTCTAGCGCTAGACTCCCATATGCTCCTGCAAGGTCGCGATCATTGAGCATCAATGAAGAGCTCTTGAATGCAAATTTTAGCCTACAAATTGACCCTACAAAAgtagatgaaaatgaaatgacgaggaaGGGAATCATGAAAGAAGATGAAGTAGACTTGGAGCTTCGACTCGGTCACGATCCATATCGTTATAATTAA